A single Lactuca sativa cultivar Salinas chromosome 8, Lsat_Salinas_v11, whole genome shotgun sequence DNA region contains:
- the LOC111911146 gene encoding NAC domain containing protein 52 codes for MGHELIGVAPPSAAAATPAPPPPTSLAPGFRFHPTDEELVMYYLRRKACGKPFRFQAVSEIDVYKSEPWELADFSPLKTRDLEWYFFSPVDRKYGNGSRLNRATGKGYWKATGKDRSVRHKSETIGMKKTLVFHSGRAPDGKRTNWVMHEYRLLDQELLRAGVAQDSFVLCRIFQKSGLGPPNGDRYAPFLEEEWTDDAALMVPGGEADDDLANGDETRVHGNDIVHEDSAKKIVDEIEEPQTIPFVCKRERSEDCPLDCEPELETFSLFHNKRSKPCDPNSSNANGSEDSTTTSQDPRRALLEFPLLESIEAKQCHQPTTLPSFDASTLEKSVPPGYLKFINNLENEILNVSMEKETLKIEVMRAQAMINILQSRIEVLSKENDGFRTSG; via the exons ATGGGTCATGAACTGATCGGCGTAGCACCGCCGTCAGCGGCTGCGGCAACCCCAGCTCCACCACCGCCGACGTCTCTTGCACCTGGATTTCGGTTTCATCCCACAGATGAAGAGCTTGTGATGTACTATTTAAGGCGAAAGGCGTGTGGTAAGCCGTTCCGGTTTCAGGCGGTGTCGGAAATCGACGTCTACAAATCTGAGCCATGGGAACTTGCCG ACTTTTCACCATTGAAGACACGCGATCTAGAATGGTACTTCTTTAGCCCTGTAGATAGAAAGTATGGCAACGGGTCACGGTTGAACCGTGCAACCGGAAAAGGTTACTGGAAAGCAACCGGAAAAGATCGATCCGTCCGCCATAAATCAGAGACAATCGGGATGAAGAAAACACTCGTCTTCCATAGTGGGCGGGCCCCAGATGGCAAGAGAACCAATTGGGTCATGCATGAATATCGTCTTTTGGATCAAGAATTGTTGCGTGCAGGAGTAGCACAG gATTCGTTTGTGTTATGTAGGATTTTTCAAAAGAGTGGGTTGGGCCCACCGAATGGGGACCGTTATGCACCGTTTCTTGAGGAGGAATGGACCGATGATGCCGCCCTCATGGTTCCCGGTGGTGAAGCTGATGATGATTTGGCCAATGGTGATGAGACACGTGTCCATGGAAATGACATCGTACAT GAAGATTCTGCCAAAAAGATTGTTGATGAAATCGAGGAGCCTCAAACAATTCCATTTGTTTGCAAAAGGGAAAGATCTGAAGATTGTCCTTTGGATTGTGAACCTGAACTTGAAACATTCTCTTTGTTCCACAACAAGAGATCAAAGCCATGTGATCCAAACTCAAGCAATGCAAATGGTTCAGAAGATTCAACCACAACAAGTCAAGATCCAAGAAGAGCTCTCTTGGAGTTCCCTCTGCTCGAGTCGATTGAAGCAAAACAATGTCACCAGCCAACTACTCTGCCATCTTTTGACGCTTCTACCCTTGAGAAATCTGTGCCTCCAGGGTATTTAAAGTTCATAAACAACTTGGAGAATGAGATTCTTAATGTTTCAATGGAGAAAGAGACTTTGAAGATTGAAGTGATGCGAGCCCAAGCCATGATCAACATTCTTCAGTCACGAATTGAGGTTTTGAGCAAGGAGAATGATGGGTTCAGGACTAGTGGCTAG